GTCACGATCACGCCGCCTACATTCACCGGCTCCAGAAAGGCCACCGGTGTCAGCGCCCCGGTGCGGCCGACCTGAATGTCGATTTTTTCCAGCCGGGTAATGGCCTGCTCGGCGGGGAATTTCCACGCCACCGCCCAGCGTGGCGCACGACCCGCAAAGCCCAGGCGCTCCTGTAGCGCGCGGTCGTCGAGCTTGTACACCACGCCGTCAATATCGTAATCTAGCCCCGAGCGTTCGCGCGTCAGGCGCTCCATGAAGGTTTCGGCGCCGTGCGCGTCCGGCACCTGCGTGCTCAGCGGATTGACGCGAAAGCCCCATGCACCAAGCTGCTCCAGATAGTCATGATGCGTGGCAGGCAGCGGGCCATCGCAATAACCTGCGGCATAGGCGAACAGCGAAAGCGGGCGTTTGGCCGTAATGGTGGGGTCAAGCTGGCGCAGCGAGCCTGCGGCGGCGTTGCGTGGGTTGGCAAACGGCTTTTCGCCCGCCTCTTCCTGTGCTGCGTTCAGCTCAAGGAATGCCTGCTTGGGCAGGAAAATCTCGCCCCGGATCTCGATCGTGTCGGGGTAGGGGGCGGGAAGCTGGTCGGGAATATCGCGCAATGTGCGCAGGTTGGCGGTCACGTCCTCGCCTTCCGTGCCGTCGCCGCGCGTGGTGCCGCGCACGAAGCGCCCGTGCACGTAAGTCAGGCTGATCGACAGGCCATCGATCTTGGGTTCTGCCACGAAGGAAAGCGCGCGGGCCTGCTCCTCACCCAAACCCAGAAAGCGGGCGATGCGGCTGACAAAGCCCTCGAATTCCTCGCGCGAGAACACATTGTCCAGCGAGAGCATCGGCACCATGTGCCGGTGGCGGCGGAAGGGGCCGCTGGCCGGTGCCCCCACCGTAGCGCTGGGGCTATCGGTCTGGGCATGGCGGGGGAATTCAAGTTCCAGCCGCGTGTTCAGGCGGCGCAGCGCGTCATAGGTCGCATCATCCACCACCGGCGCGTCGTGCTGATGGTAGGCGGCATCGAGTGCTGGCAGCAGGGTGGCAAGCTGCTTGAGTGTTGCGGCTGCATGGGCCTCGGTCTGCGCGTCTGCCGCGTAATTGGCCAGCAGCGTGCGGGCCTGCTCGGCCAGGTCATCGGTCGGGGCGGCGGGCATGTCAGACCCCTTTCAGCAGGCTGTCGGCCGCGGCGCGGGCGGCGGGGGTAATGGTGTCGCCTGAAAGCATGCGGGCGATTTCCTCGCGCCTTGCCTGTTCATCAAGCGGTGCGGCATGCGTTTCGGTGCGGCCTTTGTTCACGCTTTTGCTGATGCGCAGATGGGCATCACCGCGTGCCGCCACCTGCGGGCTGTGGGTCACGACCAGCACCTGCACGCTACGGCCAACAGTATAAAGCCGCTCGCCAATGGCCGAAGCGGTGGCGCCCCCCACGCCGGAATCGACTTCATCAAACACCAGCGTGGGAATGGCCGAGCGCCCGGCCAGCACGACCTTGAGGGCAAGCATCAGGCGCGAAAGTTCGCCGCCCGAGGCCACCTTGGCCAGAGGCCCCGGCGGCTGGCCGGGATTGGCCGCGATCAGGAACGAGGCCTGTTCCTTGCCACGCGCGTTCCATGCTTCGGCCTCAAGCGGCACCAGGGATACGATAAAGCGCGCGCGCTCCAGCTTGAGCGGCTTGAGTTCGGCCATCACCGCCTGCTCCAGCCTGCGGGCCGCCTTCTCGCGTGCGGCGGTCAGTTCAAGGGCGATCTCCTCAAACCGGGCGCGGGCCTCGGCCACGGTTTTCTCCAGCCCTTCAATGCGGGCATTGCCCGAATCGAGGGCGGTCAGCCGTTCGGTAAAGGCGGCGAGCAGCCCCGGCAGTTCGGGCACGGACACGCCATGTTTGCGGGCCTCGGCACGCAGGGCGAACAGGCGCTCTTCGGTCTGTTCCAGCAGGCGCGGGTCGGCCTGTGCGTCAGATGCCAGGCGCGAGAGCATGTTCTCGGCCTCGGCCAGCGCTTCTTCCGCGCGTTCCAGCGCGTTGAGCGCTTCCTGTGCGGCGACCTGCTCGGCAGCGCCCACGGCCTCGGGGTTGAGGTCGGTGGGAGCGGGCAGCAGGCGCTGCAGGGCGCGGCTGGCATTGCGCAGGGCGGATGCCGGGCCGGGGGAGCGTCGGTCGCGCGGCGCAAGGTCGGCCAAAGCTGCGGCAATGGCTTCGGCGCGGCGTTCACCCTGCTGCAGCGCCTGTCGCAGGCCGGCAAGCTGGGCTTCCTCGTCCTCCTGCGGGGCAAGGGTGCCCAGATCCTCCACCGCCTGGCGCAGCCAGTCTTCCTCACGTGCGGCATTTTCCATTTCCGCCCGTGCGGTGGCGAGTTCTGCCGTGGCTTCGATCCATGTGCGGTAGGCGCCTGCCACGCGACCCCGCAGGGGGGCGGGCACGCCAAAGGCATCGAGCAGGTCGAGATGGGTCGTCTGATCGGCCAGACCCATCTGCTCGTGCTGGCCCTGTATTTCCACCAGCAGGGTGGCGGCGCGGCGCAGCAGGCTGACAGCAACAGGCTGGTCGTTGATATAGGCGCGCGAACGGCCATCAGTCGTGACCACGCGGCGCAGCAGGATCGGTTCGCGCTCGTCATCGAGCATGATGCCCTGCTCGCGCAGCAGTTCATGCAGCGGGTGGGCGGGCGCGATCTCGAAACTGGCGCTGACACTGGCCTGCCCGCAGCCCGCGCGCACGAGCGAGGCACTGGCCCGCTCGCCCAGAGCGAGGCCAAGGCTGTCAAGCAGGATGGACTTTCCTGCCCCGGTCTCGCCCGTCAGCACGGTCAGGCCGGGGGGGAAGGCGAGGTCCAGTTTTTCGATCAGGACCACGTCCCGTATCGAGAGCTGTGTCAGCATGATCGGTTCCTGTTCAGCACGAAGGATCGTTGGCGGAAATCAGAAAACCGAATGCCACGCCCGCTGGAAGACGTTGCGCCCCTGCTTGTTGTCCTTGCCGTCCACGCCCTTGATCAGGTGATGGGCGCGCAGGTGGATGTAGGCATCTTCGTACCACTTGCTGCTGGGGTAGTTATAGGCCAGCACGGAGCCGGTCTTGCGGGCCTGTTCCAGCAGGCCCATGTCCAGATATACTTCTACCAGCCGCTCGAGTGCCTCGGGCACGTGGTTGGTGGTCTGGAAATCCTGCACCACGCGCTGGTAGCGCCCGGCGGCAGCGGGGAAGTCGTTCTGCTGCTGGTAGTAGCGACCCACCAGCATTTCCTTGCCCGCCAGATGGTCGCGGCACAGATCGATCTTGAGCTGCGCATCACGCGCATAAGGGCTCTGGGGGAAGCGGGTAATCACCTCTTCCAGCGCATCCATGGCCTCGATTGTGCCCTGCTGGTCGCGCTGCACGTCGGCTACCTGCTCGTAATAGCATAGCGCGCGCAGGTAGAAGGCATAGGCGGCATCGGTGCTGGTGGGGTGCAGTTCCAGAAAGCGGTCAAGCTGCTGCACGGCCTCGGGATATTTGTTGAGCAGGTAGTTGGCATACCCCTCCATCAACTGCGCATTGGCCGTGTACTGGGAGTAGGGATAGTTGCGCTGAAGCGTGTCAAACTGGTTGACCGACAGCAGGTAGCGGTCCGAGCGCAGGGCATCGACACCGTTATTGTACAGTGTCTCGGCCGAGCCGACACGCGGCGCGCGCTCGTTGATGGTGCTTGCGCTGTTGCCGCATGCCGCCAGCAGGCCTGCCAAAGGCAGGAACACCAGCCAGCGTGCCGGCTGGCAGGGGCTGCGCGAAGGCTGCGGAGTTTGATGTGATATGCGTGCGAACATGCCAGCTCTTCCAGTTACGGGAGCTTTATATCATGTGCCGGGTGTGGGTGAAGTCTCCGCGTGCGGATTTCACACTCCCACATCACGCGGCCTGCGTACAGGGCTGGCCCACGGGCGTGTCGGCAGGGGCGACATGCCAGTTCGCCTTATCGGCAAACAGCTTGCGCAACAGGCGGTTATTAAGGGTATGGCCTGATTTGTGCCCCCTGAAATGCCCTTCGAGCAGGCCACCGGCCAGATACAGGTCGCCAATCGCATCAAGCACCTTGTGGCGCACGAATTCATCCGGGTGGCGCAAGCCTGCGGGGTTGAGCACGCTGTCGCCATTGACCACCACGGCGTTGTCGAGCGAACCGCCCTGTGCGAGCCCGATGGCGTGCAGGTGCTCGATCTCGGGCTGGAGCACAAAGGTGCGCGCCCGGCTCAGGTGCTGGCGGAACAGGTGGCCGTCAACCTGCGTTGCATAACGCTGCTGACCAATGGCGGCGGCAGGAAAGTCTATGGAAATATCAATGGCCAGCCCCGCTCGGCTCGCGGGGGAGAGTTCGGCAAACGCGTCGCCTTCTTCCACCCGCACGGGCCGGATGACATGGATATGCTGGCGGCGGGCCGCCTGCGGCCTGCGGCCTGCGCATTCGAGCAGGAACACGAATTCGGCGGCTGAGCCGTCGAATACCGGGATTTCCGGTCCATCCACCTCGACAAGCACGTTATCGATGCCACAGCCTGCGAGTGCCGCCATCAGGTGTTCCACCGTGGCAATGCGCGCGCCCTGTGGCCCGTGACCAAGTACCGTGCTCAGCTGGGTGTCCACTACCGTGTCGTAACGGGCGGTGACAGGCGGCATGGCGCAGTCGGTGCGATGAAAGACGATGCCGGTATTCTCTGCTGCAGGCGAGAGGCGCAGGCTGATTCGCGCGCCGGTATGCAGCCCGGTGCCCACGCTGCTGATCGGCTGGCTCAGGGTATGCTGCATCTGCCCATCATGGCTGACTGGCGACATGAAGGAAAAATGTGCGGGCGGCACCATGCCGTTCATTGCCTGTATCCTTGACGGAAATGTGGGAGAACTCGCGGTAACTGGCATGGTCTCATGCTAGCGCCTTGTTTCCCGTTGGAACAGTCAAGGATTATTGCCTATTGTTACCTGTCTGCAAGGAACTGGCGTGGTCCGGCCGGACCACGCCAGGGTTGTGTCAGTGCGAGCGCCGACGCAGGAAGGCGGGAATATCAAGCCCCCCATCATCAGGCGGCGTGGTATTGCCCGGCGCAGGCGGGGCTGGAGGCTGTGCCATGGGCTGCTGCTGCACCGAAGGCTCGGTGCGCTGGGGCTGCGGCGCCTCGGGCTGCGGCGGGGTGGAATGGCGGCGCAGCGCCCCGGTCACGATGCCGAACAGGCTACGGGGGGCGGCCTGTGGCTCAGGCGCCTGGGACCGGGCATTTTCCGTAAACAGGGGCGAGCGGGGCGAACTGCGCTGCGCCTGCGGTGGCACGGCATTGGGGGAGGGTGCGCGTGGTGCGCCAAGCGGGCGTTGCCCGGCACCGGGAGCCGGAGCATGACCGGGCCGGGGCGGTGCGGCGTGCTGTAGCGGTGGCGCGGGCGGAGACTGCGGTGCGGCCTGGGCCGTGTTGGGGGCCACAGGCTGCGGTGCGGCCGCTTCGGGCGCGGGCTGCGGCGCGCTTGCGGGTTCCGCTGCCTCGGCAGGCTGGGTGGTGCTCCGGCCCGCGGGCGGGTTGTCGATGCCAGTGGCCACGACCGAGACGCGGATCTTGCCATTGAGCGAGGTGTCGATGGCGGAACCGAAGATGATGTTGGCGTCTTCCGCCACTTCCTCGCGGATGCGGTTTGCCGCCTGGTCCACTTCGAACAGCGTCAGGTCTTCGCCACCCGTGATGTTGATGAGCAGGCCCTGCGCCCCCTTCATGGAGGTATCTTCAAGCAGCGGGTTGGAGATCGCGGCCTCGGCGGCGGCAATGGCGCGGTTATCGCCTTCGGCGTCGCCCGTGCCCATCATCGCCTTGCCCATTTCCGCCATGATGGTGCGGATATCGGCAAAATCGAGGTTGACGAGGCCCGGCGCCATCATCAGGTCGGTCACGCCGCGCACACCCATGTACAGCACGTTGTCCGCCATTTTGAAGGCATCGCGCCAGCTCGTGCTTTCATTGGCCATGCGGAACAGGTTCTGGTTCGGGATCACGATCAGCGTGTCAACGAACTGCTGCAACTCGGCAATGCCCGCCTCGGCCGACTTGGTGCGGCGCATGCCCTCGAACATGAAGGGCTTGGTCACCACGCCCACGGTCAGGATGCCGCGCTCGCGTGCCATGCGTGCAATGACGGGCGCTGCCCCCGTGCCGGTGCCGCCACCCATGCCCGCGGTGATGAACACCATATGCGCGCCATCAAGGTGGCGGGAGAGTTCATCGCATGCTTCTTCCGCCGCGGCGCGACCGATTTCGGGCTTGGCGCCTGCGCCAAGGCCCTGCGTCAGGTGCGGGCCAAGCTGGATGCGGCGGTCGGCCTTGCTGTGCGAAAGCTGCTGGGCATCAGTGTTGGCGACAATGAATTCCACACCCTGCAACTGCGAGTGGATCATGTTGTCCACCGCGTTGGTACCACCACCGCCAACCCCGATCACTGTAATGCGGGGGGTGAAATCGGAATGATTCTGCTGCGGGATGGTCAGGTTGAGGGTCATGCTGGGCTCCCGATGGATGGGGGGTAGGCGTGCTGGCATACTAACGGCAAAAGTACAATAAAGGGTTTCCGTGCAAGATCATACCCTATCACGTATGAAATCCACAAAACGTCTTACAAGGCCGCCGGGGCGGGCATTGCGCGTGTCGGGTTCGCCCATTTCATCGGCGGCGCCCGCAGCCCAGGCCAGTAATCCGGCCGATGTGGAGAACATGGGCCAGGTGGCTGAGTTTTCAGGCAGGCCCACAATGCGGCGGGGGCGGCCAAGACGCACCTGCCGGTTGAGGATGCGCGCCGCCATCGGCCCGATTCCCTCAAGCAGAGAACCACCGCCGGTCAGGATCACGCGGCCGTCGGCTGCAGGCCCTACGGCTGCCATTTCCAGCCTGTCACGTATCATTTCCAGGGTTTCCTCCACGCGTGGATGTATGATCGAGACAATCTTTGAGCGTGAAATTCTGACATAATGATGGTCGTTATCGCCA
This is a stretch of genomic DNA from Komagataeibacter xylinus. It encodes these proteins:
- the ligA gene encoding NAD-dependent DNA ligase LigA; protein product: MPAAPTDDLAEQARTLLANYAADAQTEAHAAATLKQLATLLPALDAAYHQHDAPVVDDATYDALRRLNTRLELEFPRHAQTDSPSATVGAPASGPFRRHRHMVPMLSLDNVFSREEFEGFVSRIARFLGLGEEQARALSFVAEPKIDGLSISLTYVHGRFVRGTTRGDGTEGEDVTANLRTLRDIPDQLPAPYPDTIEIRGEIFLPKQAFLELNAAQEEAGEKPFANPRNAAAGSLRQLDPTITAKRPLSLFAYAAGYCDGPLPATHHDYLEQLGAWGFRVNPLSTQVPDAHGAETFMERLTRERSGLDYDIDGVVYKLDDRALQERLGFAGRAPRWAVAWKFPAEQAITRLEKIDIQVGRTGALTPVAFLEPVNVGGVIVTRASLHNEDEIARKDIREGDLVHVQRAGDVIPQITGVVLPRDHETQPFAFPHTCPVCGAHAERPEGEVVWRCSGGLTCPAQVVERLIHFVSRDAFDIDGLGDRTIVEFHELGWLRTPADIFRLGAHEEEIAARDGWGKVSARNLVNAIEARRSIELSRLIYALGIRRIGTSNARLLARHYGSLANWHTQMEKAAIVGSDERLELGSITGIGTTIADELVAFFAEAHNRATLDDLTGELTRVLDEEAPEAGSLSGKTIVFTGTLTTMTRPEARAVAERLGARVSDSVSKKTDLVVLGEKAGSKARKATELGIETMDEANWRVLAGMPPAPQPEG
- the recN gene encoding DNA repair protein RecN translates to MLTQLSIRDVVLIEKLDLAFPPGLTVLTGETGAGKSILLDSLGLALGERASASLVRAGCGQASVSASFEIAPAHPLHELLREQGIMLDDEREPILLRRVVTTDGRSRAYINDQPVAVSLLRRAATLLVEIQGQHEQMGLADQTTHLDLLDAFGVPAPLRGRVAGAYRTWIEATAELATARAEMENAAREEDWLRQAVEDLGTLAPQEDEEAQLAGLRQALQQGERRAEAIAAALADLAPRDRRSPGPASALRNASRALQRLLPAPTDLNPEAVGAAEQVAAQEALNALERAEEALAEAENMLSRLASDAQADPRLLEQTEERLFALRAEARKHGVSVPELPGLLAAFTERLTALDSGNARIEGLEKTVAEARARFEEIALELTAAREKAARRLEQAVMAELKPLKLERARFIVSLVPLEAEAWNARGKEQASFLIAANPGQPPGPLAKVASGGELSRLMLALKVVLAGRSAIPTLVFDEVDSGVGGATASAIGERLYTVGRSVQVLVVTHSPQVAARGDAHLRISKSVNKGRTETHAAPLDEQARREEIARMLSGDTITPAARAAADSLLKGV
- a CDS encoding outer membrane protein assembly factor BamD, which encodes MFARISHQTPQPSRSPCQPARWLVFLPLAGLLAACGNSASTINERAPRVGSAETLYNNGVDALRSDRYLLSVNQFDTLQRNYPYSQYTANAQLMEGYANYLLNKYPEAVQQLDRFLELHPTSTDAAYAFYLRALCYYEQVADVQRDQQGTIEAMDALEEVITRFPQSPYARDAQLKIDLCRDHLAGKEMLVGRYYQQQNDFPAAAGRYQRVVQDFQTTNHVPEALERLVEVYLDMGLLEQARKTGSVLAYNYPSSKWYEDAYIHLRAHHLIKGVDGKDNKQGRNVFQRAWHSVF
- the lpxC gene encoding UDP-3-O-acyl-N-acetylglucosamine deacetylase: MNGMVPPAHFSFMSPVSHDGQMQHTLSQPISSVGTGLHTGARISLRLSPAAENTGIVFHRTDCAMPPVTARYDTVVDTQLSTVLGHGPQGARIATVEHLMAALAGCGIDNVLVEVDGPEIPVFDGSAAEFVFLLECAGRRPQAARRQHIHVIRPVRVEEGDAFAELSPASRAGLAIDISIDFPAAAIGQQRYATQVDGHLFRQHLSRARTFVLQPEIEHLHAIGLAQGGSLDNAVVVNGDSVLNPAGLRHPDEFVRHKVLDAIGDLYLAGGLLEGHFRGHKSGHTLNNRLLRKLFADKANWHVAPADTPVGQPCTQAA
- the ftsZ gene encoding cell division protein FtsZ; translated protein: MTLNLTIPQQNHSDFTPRITVIGVGGGGTNAVDNMIHSQLQGVEFIVANTDAQQLSHSKADRRIQLGPHLTQGLGAGAKPEIGRAAAEEACDELSRHLDGAHMVFITAGMGGGTGTGAAPVIARMARERGILTVGVVTKPFMFEGMRRTKSAEAGIAELQQFVDTLIVIPNQNLFRMANESTSWRDAFKMADNVLYMGVRGVTDLMMAPGLVNLDFADIRTIMAEMGKAMMGTGDAEGDNRAIAAAEAAISNPLLEDTSMKGAQGLLINITGGEDLTLFEVDQAANRIREEVAEDANIIFGSAIDTSLNGKIRVSVVATGIDNPPAGRSTTQPAEAAEPASAPQPAPEAAAPQPVAPNTAQAAPQSPPAPPLQHAAPPRPGHAPAPGAGQRPLGAPRAPSPNAVPPQAQRSSPRSPLFTENARSQAPEPQAAPRSLFGIVTGALRRHSTPPQPEAPQPQRTEPSVQQQPMAQPPAPPAPGNTTPPDDGGLDIPAFLRRRSH